One window of the Rosa rugosa chromosome 3, drRosRugo1.1, whole genome shotgun sequence genome contains the following:
- the LOC133738352 gene encoding EG45-like domain containing protein has product MSSPLRFPPFLLFFVLATLFRPSQADVGTAAHYSPPYLPTSCFGSDPSQFPSSNLFGSAGEGIWDNGAACGRQYLVRCISAAVPKTCIPGQQTIQIKIVDRALSSKSRPSRNDATMVLSTTAFAAIANSSASFVNVEFQQV; this is encoded by the exons ATGTCTAGTCCTCTTCGGTTCCCTCCATTCCTGCTCTTCTTCGTTCTCGCAACTCTCTTCCGTCCCTCTCAGGCCGATGTTGGCACCGCTGCCCACTACAGCCCACCTTATCTGC CTACGTCCTGCTTTGGTAGCGATCCGTCGCAGTTTCCTTCAAGCAACCTGTTTGGGTCAGCCGGAGAAGGAATATGGGACAACGGAGCAGCCTGTGGCAGGCAGTATCTGGTGAGATGCATAAGCGCCGCTGTCCCGAAAACTTGCATTCCGGGGCAGCAGACGATTCAGATCAAGATTGTGGATCGCGCGCTTTCTTCTAAGTCTAGGCCTTCGAGGAATGATGCTACCATGGTGCTTTCCACAACTGCATTTGCCGCCATCGCCAACTCTTCTGCTTCATTTGTTAACGTTGAATTTCAACA GGTTTGA